The Lonchura striata isolate bLonStr1 chromosome 16, bLonStr1.mat, whole genome shotgun sequence genome contains the following window.
AATTTTTTATCAAACCTGAGATACATTTCCTTAAAGAAAGAACAGTGGGTCAGAGATATCCAGGTAGATCAGAGTATCTCCCTTCTCTCTCACTTCATTAATACCTTGGGGCATAGACCAAACCTCCAGCCACAGGTATTACAGTTACTAGTAGAGCAAAGCCCTGATCCAAACCTGACACTGCTGTAATAAGAGACATCACTGAAACCCTAAACAGCACTGAAATCCTgaagaaagaaatgttaaaagtgGAAatcacagcatttaaaaaacatgATTAGGACTGCACTGTGGCCCTTCTAAAAGGGGAAAGGATGGATGGAGCAGCCATGGCATTTCCTAACTTCTAATATCATTGCTTGCTTCCTTTCAAACAAATATAATACCGCAAAGCTTAAAAGTGAAGTACAGACTGCTGTAGTTTCAGACAGCTCTTTAAGATACAATCACTAATGAAGTAACTAGAGCACATCTGTCAGAAACTCAGGAAGCATCACCTTGACTATAAAAACAAGGAGTAGacagaaaaaggcaaaacactTTGTCCAAGATTCCATGGCCGACTCATGGAACTGAGCCGACGTGACACTCGGGAACACGACATATCACACTGATGAACATCTGCCTTCCCACAAACACATACATAAGTCCTCCAGTCATGAAGTACAGAAAAAAGAACTGGTTTTACAGGTCAACATTATTCAGACCTCTGGAAAACCATAGGAGTTGTTCTCATATTAGAATGGAGTTTTCTCTGACCCCTTTGAAGATAACTGCTGGATCAGTCACACCAGATGCCCACCTCAGTGGTATCTTTAGTCTAACTGTAAATGCCTAATGAATGGCATGAACATGAGGTAATTATGTAAGAATGCTTTCCAGAATACTTCTGCAGTCTTCTGCAGCAAGGGCTTTATAGTATTTTAGCAGCTTTAGCTTTACTTGAGATATGACAAGGATAAAAACAACTATTTCCCAGACATCTCTTGCATAATCAGCCAGGGAAGCAAACAGCTGTAGCTCCAAGGTCATGTAGACGATGCTCTTGAATCTCAGTAAACAGCATGAAAACATGAAAAGTGTGACAAGGACACAGCTTTTGTATGTTTAAtgtaaaatcctggaaaaaaaaaaataaaacaaaaaaaactaagATCATTCTACACATTCAAAGTAACAGCTATGCTCCTTGGCAAATAAAGCATGCTGACCtcaattttcagttttcatctATTGACTTCCAAAAGACAAATTCATTTCTCCATGTTTCTCCTCATCATATATGTTACCCAGGTTCAGTTTCTTCTTATGCCCAGACAggaattctttaaaatattcttttaaaatatttaaaatttaaaagaaataaagtattGCAGATGCAACTGCCTGCCATCAGAGCTtagtaataaaattaattttttaattttgaaattttaaattttaattttttaattaattttttagagCTACAATCAGGTTTTCAGTCTTTCACAGCCTATGTTTTTCACCATCTCTCAGCTGCTCTCAGCACTCCCTGGAATCTGGCtacattcccatttcccacttTTCACAAAGGTTGACTGGACTATAAAAGGCAGGAATGCACTGCTCCCTAGGGATACCTGATACCAGGTAGCCTTTCACAGCActtctttcagcattttttaCACTTGGTGGGAAGATCTTCTGCATGAACTTAAGAGATAGGTTCAGTGACTCAAGCAGTATTGACTGGAGACACACATTCAAAAAGCCAAAATTTAATACAAATCAAATGGAAGAGTCTTTGGGCTGTGACAGTTTATTTTACCATCCCCCAAGGTTGGCATGCAGCTAATTTTCCCTCTGAGGCATTAGTGGTTGTAACTGAGCTACTTATAAACTTTATTTAAGAGCTGATAGTACACATCCTTCCTAGCTGTCCAGAACCTAGCTTCAGCAACAaaaattttccctgttttcctaGAAACAACCGTCCTTACATCTCTAGGCTGGATTAAATCATGATGTGCAGTTTTATTCTAGGTCTGTACTTGTCAGTGAAAGAGATGAATGAGCAAAAATGGGCCTCGCTCACTTTTCCCCAAAGACCCTGAGCTCATGCTCCTCCGGGTCAGGGATGATGCTCTGCTGGTATCTGCTGGGTGCCAGAAGCTGCATTCACACAGACTTGGGGAGTGGAAGCACCCAGCTATCCACTGCTCTGGATATTGATTCCAAACCATTCCCTGCTGTATGCATTGCTACCTCAGCTGCTAGAAAGGCTCTGCTTTATTTAAGAGCAACgggagaaagggaaaatctCATGGTACAAAGACAGATTCTACAGTTAATGTCAATTCTACAGGAAAGAAAGCAGATCCTTCCACACTGCTGACCCTTTTAAAGTCCAATATGAGCACAGAGGAGCATTTAAGTAGGCTGAGTTTTGGGGTCATATGCATAGTAGGCAGATCTACTTTAAACTTCTTGATAAGGCACCCTGGAAGAAGATTCAGAGATTCACACATGACATTTCCTTCTGCACAGTACCTTTCCACCATTCTTCAATTTACAGGAGATCTGGCACAGTTTTAGTCAAAGTGACTTTTCTAGAAGAAATTAAAGTGAAATTCTTGGGGAGTTGAGAAATTGAATAAGCCTGTGTTAAGTGTCCTGTGTGACTCTGAAGGGGATTCTCCCAAACTGTGGCTTTTCCTGCAAGCTCCCAAGCACTTCCGGACAAACTGGCCATTCTTCTTATGGATGCTTCCCTTCAACTCCATGATCTTGGCAGATTTTGCAGCTTAAAGAGGGGAGAAATAATAAGAAACGTTCAGTCATCTCATATAGCGAGGCCTCAGTCCGCAAAGCATAGGGCAGGATTgactccttttcttctcctcctcaccGTGGAAATTTCTCCTACCTGTTTCCATAAGTTTCagctctctgcacagctcctcctgcatcTTCTTCCTATAGTCTCCAAACATCGATCTCATGAGCTGACGCTTCTTCACCAGTGGAGCCTTGTCACTGCGCAATGTCCTGATTGCCCTGAGAGCCTCCTCAGCTGCAGCAATGGAGAAACAACACATAGGTTAAGGctccctgctggctctgccccTGCATTCCTGCCAATGCTGCCCCCAGGAGAGACCTCTTCTTTACTGCAATGCTTACCCTGCTTTCGAGTGGGTTTCTGTGTCTTCAAGCCAAGTTCCAGCTGGTTCACACACCAGTCCACCTCCTTCCACAGCTGCTCTTCTGACTCCTATCAGCATAAAGCACAGTGAGCAAGAGGAAGTAAATTACCCAAAAATTACAGCAGCAGTTGCTACACAGGATGAAAGGGAACTCCGTAAAGTCAGGACTTTTCCAAATATTATGTTCTGGTGATTGCTTAGTAGACTTCATTACATTTTCCCTCTAGTGTTTTTCATCAAATAAAGTAAAAGAACTGTGCAAATGTTTAGCTGCAACTCACTGTCTCTATTAGATGGATTTGATGTGTGGCTGGCATTTAGAATGTGCTGTTTTCTGGAAAGGTGTTCAGCTTTCAAAGAAACTTACAGATGAGAGAAATAAACATTAACAACACAAAACCCCTATCCTCAAACCTGcacaaaatcaaaaacaaacaaacaatggACAAAATCAGAAGCTGAGTatttcttctcagctcctttgTGGTTGCTCAACCAGAAGTGCTTGAGGGACAAGGAAGATGAAGCCCATGGAGATGAAGGAAGCCACATGCCACTGAGCAAAGCCAGCTGGCTAAGTCAGCAGTGGGACAGGGAAACAGGGCTGCACCCTGGGACTGAAGCAACTCTTAACTGTTATGTACATGTAAATACAAATACCCTCACACTGTCTCATTTTACCTACAACAGTGTCCTTCCAAAGGAATGGAGGGGCTTTACTTGACCTTCAACTCTTCCTGTGTCTCTGGTGCTCAGCAGTGTTTATTGGTAGGACTGCAGGTGAAGCAGACCTTTGGATGAAATGTTCCAGAGGCAGGAGAACAATCAGTGCAATTTCCTtgtaaaatattaagaaaaggaAGGTTTTGTGCAATCTGGTGTCACAATATAGATCACCTGGCACTGTTTGTTAGTATAAGTCTACACCAATGCTGGaaggtaaaataaaatgaagaccTGGATCTTAGCAGAATAGAAAACCTCAGGGTGTGTCTTAATGTTGTGTTTACACATAACTTGCAATTTCAGTTGATTTCTGGGCCATGCCCTTCAGAGGAAGCACCTTCTCAGAAGCACCCCTGAGTTCTACCACAGGTCCTTGGCTACACCAGGTGGCAGTTCTGTGCCTTGGCTTTGCTCCTTGTACTACAAAAGTAATTCACCCTGCAACACACACATCAGAGCTACAGGGCCTGGCTCAGCACCCACAGGCACCAGCTTGGCACCAACTGAAAACAGTTACCtccatttcctattttttttttccttaagaaaacATGGCATCCAGCTCCCCAGGATTAGCTGTCACAAGCCTAAACATGAAATCTTTCAGCACAAATCTGAAGGACCATTAACTTCCTTTGCTCTGGTCAGGTTCCTCAGCTGCGTAGCAGAGAAAGCTAACAGCTGCTGGAACATGTAAGCAGCAAATGTGGTCTTTTAGCTTCCATCTCAGGGCAGTATGCTAATTGTTCATCTGTACAAAGATAGATAATAAAGTGTCTCTTTAGCTCAAGAGTTTATAAATAACGGGATCCCATCAGTATTTAACTACCTGAGAGATCTTCTCATCCTGATGGGAAGTATCTGTATTTTGACAGCTGTTAGCTTCTGCCTTTGCCTTCCTGCTGGTCTCAGtttcttctgctttgtttttactGACAggtgctttttgtttcttcttttttttctgggcaGCCCCACTTCCTGTTGATTTCTCTGTCATTGCTGCATCTGCAGGGGCTGTCTCTGTTTGGGTGATCTTTGATAGGACATGGCTTCTATCCTCTTTGGGTGTATTCCCTGTCTCTTGAGTCGCCTCAGGCTTCCGCAAGGCTGCAGcctgtggcagagctgctgattCAGCAGGGAGTGAAGAATCTGCTGTGTGCTCTGTATGTTGACTTGCTGGAAGTAACTGAAGATCAGGACAGTCTTCATCTGGGATGGCAAAGTTGAAAGCAAACTTGGGTTCTTTTCCAGAGGCAGAAAACCTCAAGGCACCATTCCAGTTCTCCTGCTTGGTGGCTCTGACATAGTTTTGTACCTGCTCAGCACTACTGTCACCAGGATCAGCTTCTGAGTCAGTCTTGGAAAGTGTAAAATCAAATTGGAATCTGCTGCCAGATGATGTGAACAACTCTGGCTTTGCCTCAGGCATTGGGTCAGACTGTTTCACACCATCTGAAGCCTGTCCCTTGCTTGGCTGTACTTCCACAACATCAGGGGTCATGCctagaaaagacaaaaaatattgcTTCAATACTGGTGTTCTCCATGCACCAGTTTCCTACCATGGGGGTACCACTGCAGTTTCCACTCTAAAGAGAGTGGAGAGAGATGACTCAATTAAGGCTGCAACGTAAGAAATCTACAGAAAAGAACCAAATCTCACCATCCCCCGAGGGACACCTCAAGCTCACCTTTCTCCATGCTCTTCTGACCCTCATCCATCTTGAGATGACAATCCCCAAACTCATTGCTCATCACTTGTTGCTTCTCTGCAAGAGGAGTCTCAGGGGAGTGCAGGACCTTGAAAATGTGTTGGGTCTCTTCTGCTGCACTCAAAAAACACCAAGAGAGACAAGAAACAGTTTACAGTGGGCCTTAAAACCCACACTGTGGGATGCTGATGACTGATTATTCTCTTAATGTGCTCTGTGTTCATACCACCTCTGACTAATCCATAACTAACATTCAATTGAAAGGAAATTCCCAAGTGCTTCCAGAAGCTCAAATACTGTGAGAGGTTCctacagaggggaaaaaaaaaatcttaactgCTTATTACTTACAGTCAGACTCTTACACTGCAATGAGTGTACTGCTAATGGCACAGAAGCTACAGAGGGCTTAGCAATCTTTCCCTCAAGGTGAAGACAAATCCCAGAATCTAATTCAGTGTTTCTTCTctgggaaactggaaaaaatcttAGTAGAGGGCATACCCTGAAAAACAGGACTCTTGCTCTTGCTTACAAACCAGCCTGACCACAAGAAGAATCCAAAGCTTTTGTGTTAGAACAAATTCTCTACAAAACAAACAGAGTTGTTCTATGACAGTGGTCCCCAAGACCTCAATTTGGAAACCCTAAATATAGTCTTGTAGTGTTTTTCCCACTTATTTTAAGCCACAGAACAACTTGAGAGTCTCCTAGCTAAAGCACCTGACCATCCTCTCGGGAAAGAACCTTTCCTTAACATCCAGCCTAATAATCACCCCCTAACatagctccagccattccctcaggtcctgtctcTGGTCACAGAAAGCAGAGATCGGagctgcccctctgctgcccctcAGGAGCCCTGATGAGCTCTGTGCTCCACCTCCTCcagctgaacaaaccaagtgccctcagctgctcctcctatGGCTTCCCCTTGAGACCCTGCTGCATCCTCATATCCCTCCCCTTGGACACTCTCTAACAGTTATAGACCCTTCTGGCATTGTGGTGCCCCAAAATGCCCCcagcacttgaggtgaggctgccccaggcagggcagagggacAACACCCTCCCTGTCTCAGCCAGTGATGCTGGGCCTGATGCACCCTGACCATGGTGGGACAGAAGTGAGATGTACCTTCACAGCATCTGGGTGTCAGGGTCCTGACCACATGAACTCTTCTTTCAAGGGGTTTGGCTAGCTGCAACCCAGGCCAGTTACACAACAAGAGGTAGAGAAAGCTCCAGGGAAAAGCTTCCCTCCCTCACCTGGAAGTTACTCTAAGCTGAGTACCTCATGCATACAGTGCTACAGCCAAACAACTCATTGATCCAGATCCTGAATTCCTGACTAGATGTTGGATCTGCCTCCTCACCAGACTTCTCTAGCAGCTGGGACTCCAGGCAGAGCCTAAGTACCATCAGCACCACTGCTCAGCTCTCCTGGCTCACATACTGTGCAAAAGGGTCCTTTTCTGGCCAGGGCACTGCTTCTGCTGCCTCATTCctgtgctcagctcctgcttccCATTCAGGAGctgccttccctgctgctgggcactggaGACCAGCACAGGACACATTTGTAACAGAATGGTCTGATCACAGAATAGCTTGGGCAGAAACTTTTAAAGTTCATCCActcctgtcatgggcagggacaccttccactatcccaggttgctccaagccctgtccagcctggccttggacactgccagggatccaggggtaaccagtttctctgggcaccctgtgccagggcttcaccacactcacagggaagaattccttcttAGTATCTGATCTAAGCATtatctctggcagtgggaagccattccctgtgtcctgtccctccatcccttgtccccagtccctctccagctctcctggagcccctttaggcactggaaggggcccTGAGGTTCTCTTCAGAGCCGTCCctctccaggatgaacaaccACAACCCTCTCAGCCTTAATTTTTCCTGGAGCCTGATGCTCAAGCACAAGGTGTAGGCACCTATCAGTTACTACTCCATCCTCAGGCAGGCCAGCAAACACTCACCTGAGCATCTTACATAGGGTTCACAGTCCTCTCCCAGGGTTAGGTACTGACATGTGTCAGTTCAATACTGGTACCTGATAGGACATGTGTCTGCAGCTCTACAAATTGGACTAACAAGATCAAACTATGACCTTATAGAATTTTATCTTCCATAtaatttttccctgaaaaaagcTTCACAAAAATAAGCCTACTGGTATTTAAGGGCCAGACACACTGGCACAGGATTTCCCTAAGatgaaaaacaaaggcaaagCTGTAGCAGAACCAAACAAGTCATATTGGAAAAAAGAACATGACAAAGAATATAGAAAGCAGAGAGAACAAACactaaatgaataaaaaataaaactgcttcCAAAAACACAGTCCCTAAAGCCCAGTGTTGTCCTGTGTTTAGAACAAATCCCAAATAACACAATAACAGGGAACATAAAGGAGagaataaacagaaaaacatcCACATCTGCTAAATCACATCCAAGGCAAGAATATGGGGGGGGGTATGGGCTGGAAAAGAGGAACATACCTAGTTTGGGATGTGGAATGAGATGTAGATCTGCCTCCAGTTATGAAATGCAccactccagctcctcctggaacACACCCTGGGGATCCTTAGACATTGTGTGGGGAAGGCAGAATGATTAGAAGCACAAATCTCTCACCTCCAAAACTGAGTTTCCTGAGGCCTCCTCCCCTCTCACAGGAGATCACACCTGGCTTTACACTGGAGGTGTGCTGTGTAACAGCCCATTTATACCATAAATCAGCATAGCACAGAGACACGTGTCCTGTGTAGAGAGCACCAAATGCGTTACAAAAATTACAGCTCTTACTAGCAGGAAACCTCACCACTCCCAGCAAGCTAGGACTACCccccgatttttttttttcatctttttctccACCTGTCCCTTTTTTAAAGCCCCAAATGGaagatttctcatttttcttgaaGCTTAGGCAATGGCATAATGCCTCCAAAGCAAGAAATTTCCCTTTAGCACAGCGCTGGTAAcacacagaatttatttttagccTAAACACAAGCCCTTGAGGCCCTATATGCTCTACTTCTACGCTAGCTGCCTCTTGATAAGCAGGTGGAAGTTAAGGTTTGTAGCCCGCCTGTGGACAAGGCACACTAAAACACTAGGAACAGAAAGCATGTTCAGGATAAGGAGATAAgaaggggctgggaaaggcacCAGAGATGGGAGACTTCAGGGAGAACACTGCAATGAGAGGGGCTCGGCGCGGGTCGGGCCTTACCTGCCGCACGCCGAGCTCCGCGCACCGCCGCCGGAGGaagcggccccgccgcgccgcccacCTCCGGTCAcgggccccgccgggccggcaCCGCCAACGGGGCTCGGGGCCGCCTCCCGGGTCCCCGCCGCGGCGCTCGGGCCGCTCCCCGCGCTGCCGCCCCGCCCCAcaggccgggcccggcgggccGCAGACCCGGCGCCCGCCTGGGCCGCGCGTTTGTCCCCCCGcgcctccctgctgctcccctgcgCCCCACACGTGTGCCCACGGACCGGGCCGCGGGTGTCCGGCGGGGCCGCCTTCCCCGAGCCAAACCCCCGCAGGAGCACCcacaccagcctgacagaggcCGTGCCAGCAAGCACCAGGGCAGGCAAAAAAGGGTAATATACACCTACTGGCACTGTCTAATCCCATTTCTAGTTTAGATTTCCttttgattatttaattttgtaaataaaagCTTGTTTCATAGGCATTTCCCCCTCTTGGATTGTGTTCAACAGCCAGAAGATCCCCCTGAGGTCAGTACTGCAGCAGCGTAGCATGTCACTGCACAGGGCTTGGTGTCTCTCAAATGCTTCAAACCATGGAGGTTGTAATTTCTCGTCATTGGCAGTTGATGTTAGAAATTCTCCAAGGCTGACAGAAGGGCTCTAAAGTGCTGGGGAAGCACTTCTTAGTGTTGCTGCTAAAGATTATAAAATGGTACTGGAAAAATCGGTACACTTCTGCCAATCCAAATCAGACTTTTGTCTGCGTTACAATCTCCACCCTTGCTGAGCCCTCTCCTCATTACAAAAACCTCCTCAGTGGTTTGAGCCTTACCCAAGGTTGTCTTGAGACTTTATCTCAAGGCTTATTCTGAGTGGTTGAGTAGGGTTGAAATCAGCATCAGTCCTCACATATAAGTGTCCCAGCATCAGTAAAAAATCTGACAGTCAAGTATTGGAGAAGATAATGAGCACAAAATAATGAGCTATTGTATCTATCTTGAAAGACCAGAATCCCACTGCAGTTTTCCTCTCCCTCAGTGCCTGAGCTGGACTGAGGGCTTGTGAGCCTGTCACCACCAGTCTGGATGCATCCCCTAAAGCAAAAGCTTCCCATCCATAGCCTGAGGAATGCACAAACCCTGCAGGTGATGCAAAGGCTCTTCTTGGtatggctggcacagagcctgcagAACCCATCTCGACAGAGCAAGGAGTAAAAGGAACATTGTTTTGTGTCGTAGGACGCTGTTCATATCTCCAGCTCTGTGGACGCAGTGCCCATGCAGGAAAAAGGCACAACGGACCAGCAATGCCTTGGTATTCCTGGATTTGATCTCTGCCCTGAGGATTCAGCCCCACAAGGACACCAAGTAAgcgagctgaggcagctgaggcAGCTCTGAGGACACACGACAGAAGGGCTGTCAGGAGATCCGAATGTGATCCTCGGCTTCTGCTTACACAACAGAAACCTTGTCATGGGAAGAGCTGCAAGTTGAGTTGGTGGAAGCTGATGTCTAACAAGTCATGGCCACCTGGAAGCGAAGCAAACAGCAGGCAGAAGAATTGGAATGGCTTGAGCCTGCCTCAGGTGCAGAGCAGGTTAGTGTGTGCTGTATAAACTGTGCAAAGGCTGGGACAACTCCTCACTGCTGTCAGATGGTGACAGGAGCACCTGTTTGGGGGCAGGACAGATGTGCAGTCCTGTAGGTCACTCCAGGATTGGCATTCgttgccagcacagagctgccttCTTTCCCCATACCACCAACTGAGCACCAACAAATTCTTGGCAGGCATGGCTGAACTGGAAGCTGGAAAATGCATCTCTTTGGTATGAGGCTCCTTAGAGGGAGTTGCAGGAAGGAATtgggaaaagaaaccaaaagaGAGAAGTGGAGTGGTTGCCAGAGCTGCTAACCACAGTGCCAGTGAGCCCtggagggcactgggacagcCCAGTGTCACATGCCCAAGACATCCTGTCGCCAGACTTCCTCGCCGGCAATGTATGTGGCTCGCACATACAGGCTGTCATTCAGCATTAGGAAATCTGTGTTgaacaagagagaaagaaagcagCTGTCAgaatggagctgctggagagagctgaGATCATTGCGGGAGGGCTTCTCCCCACCCCAGGATGGCGCTGCAGTGCAATCCTGGCAATagcagctctgctttctgctcAGCTGAGATGTGGGGGGCACTCTAGAAGGTTTCCCAAACCACCAGCatccaaggaaaaaaacactggaGCAAAAGCCCAGAGCATATCCCAGGTGGAGCAAgtctccctgcagctcccactgaaACAGGGGATGAGCATGTGCTTACAGCAGCCCCTGCTTTGCTCCAGCACTTGTGAGCCCTGGCACCATTGTCTCCATACCAGTACATGCTGTGCCCACACCAGTACCTGCATCGGAGTCATAATTCAGTGTCCCCTTTTTATGTTCAATCCCCAGGAGCTGAGCGGGATGCAGAGATGCTGCCTCCAAC
Protein-coding sequences here:
- the C16H8orf33 gene encoding UPF0488 protein C8orf33 homolog, coding for MSNEFGDCHLKMDEGQKSMEKGMTPDVVEVQPSKGQASDGVKQSDPMPEAKPELFTSSGSRFQFDFTLSKTDSEADPGDSSAEQVQNYVRATKQENWNGALRFSASGKEPKFAFNFAIPDEDCPDLQLLPASQHTEHTADSSLPAESAALPQAAALRKPEATQETGNTPKEDRSHVLSKITQTETAPADAAMTEKSTGSGAAQKKKKKQKAPVSKNKAEETETSRKAKAEANSCQNTDTSHQDEKISQESEEQLWKEVDWCVNQLELGLKTQKPTRKQAEEALRAIRTLRSDKAPLVKKRQLMRSMFGDYRKKMQEELCRELKLMETAAKSAKIMELKGSIHKKNGQFVRKCLGACRKSHSLGESPSESHRTLNTGLFNFSTPQEFHFNFF